A stretch of Fundicoccus culcitae DNA encodes these proteins:
- a CDS encoding sensor histidine kinase, translating into MKQSLFWRIWFLTATAIIVSAMLFLVVFSLFANQFIYNSQLNAFTNSVEEIRLQVEDTDTLDETFINEVLFDYEQRGFSFMIINNDIYLKYPIPGIIVDASETESHLFYQINTNRGPLIQSLDKSTTLIENIPINNAELLVYYPISFGTSDMRSMFETILPLFAVISLIVATIVSLLYSLYFRKRIKGIQLMLEEMATLTYEPPQEAFEGDEIEQLKVNIIVMYERLRQTLEQLQNEIDVVKRFENDRLLFMRGSIHELKTPLMIMMTQSKNAIEASESDKELLTMLYSKMEAMNKLINEVLALSKVEDIKSLEPINITEVITEVLAEYEYMISDKMISLTKDDTPIYANLSLSAAKKIVSNLLSNAVKYVPNGGEIVIEHRDQTIVFRNTVQNNLQLDMNRILEPFVSFDNDDDSELSGSGLGLYIVATFLTHYNLTYDCYLEDNWFIFNIHL; encoded by the coding sequence ATGAAACAATCATTATTTTGGCGTATTTGGTTCTTAACAGCTACAGCGATTATTGTTAGTGCAATGCTTTTTTTGGTGGTCTTTTCCCTGTTTGCGAATCAGTTCATTTATAATTCTCAGCTTAATGCTTTTACAAATTCGGTGGAAGAGATACGTTTACAAGTTGAAGATACAGATACACTGGATGAGACGTTTATTAACGAAGTACTCTTTGATTATGAACAAAGAGGCTTTTCATTTATGATTATTAACAATGATATTTATTTGAAATATCCAATCCCTGGAATTATTGTAGATGCATCAGAAACAGAATCGCATCTTTTTTATCAGATTAACACCAATCGGGGACCGCTTATCCAATCTTTGGACAAGAGCACGACCTTGATTGAAAACATTCCAATAAATAACGCTGAATTATTAGTTTATTATCCTATTTCGTTTGGAACAAGTGATATGCGGTCAATGTTTGAAACCATTTTACCTTTGTTTGCGGTCATTAGTCTGATTGTCGCGACGATTGTATCACTACTCTATTCCTTGTACTTCAGAAAACGCATCAAAGGTATTCAGCTGATGTTGGAAGAAATGGCTACCTTAACTTATGAACCGCCACAAGAAGCGTTTGAAGGCGATGAGATTGAACAACTTAAAGTCAATATCATTGTGATGTACGAGCGTTTACGCCAAACATTAGAGCAACTGCAAAATGAAATCGACGTCGTGAAGCGTTTTGAAAATGATCGCTTGTTATTTATGCGAGGTTCAATTCATGAGTTAAAAACACCATTAATGATTATGATGACTCAATCCAAAAATGCCATTGAGGCATCCGAATCGGATAAAGAATTATTGACGATGTTGTATTCGAAAATGGAAGCAATGAACAAACTTATCAATGAAGTCTTAGCCTTATCAAAAGTAGAAGATATCAAATCATTAGAACCTATCAATATCACAGAAGTTATCACAGAGGTTCTAGCTGAGTATGAGTATATGATATCGGATAAAATGATTAGTTTGACAAAAGATGATACCCCCATTTATGCAAACTTATCATTATCCGCAGCTAAAAAAATTGTATCTAACTTGCTGAGTAACGCGGTTAAATATGTGCCGAATGGTGGAGAAATTGTGATTGAACACCGTGATCAAACCATCGTTTTTCGCAATACCGTCCAAAACAATTTGCAGCTAGACATGAATCGCATATTAGAACCATTTGTCAGTTTTGACAATGATGACGACTCAGAATTATCAGGTAGTGGGCTTGGTCTCTATATCGTCGCAACATTCCTAACACACTACAACCTAACGTACGACTGTTACTTAGAAGACAATTGGTTCATCTTTAACATCCACCTTTAA
- a CDS encoding Dps family protein, giving the protein MSQNKTPQELLAQEQAYKEHIHHTKINAAAIIDHILGNIHTLHVKLHQYHWYVKGPQFYTLHEKFEALYDANEAAFDSLAELLIASGFKPASTTAELVNYSMLKEDAADKYLSAEEMVANIVEDLRSTRELTIRAISLAAEEGNAALEDGLINYKASLDKNIWMLQAFLGQDPFDGDDNVDEDDE; this is encoded by the coding sequence ATGAGTCAAAATAAAACACCGCAAGAATTATTAGCCCAAGAACAAGCCTACAAAGAACATATCCATCACACCAAAATTAACGCTGCCGCTATTATCGACCATATTTTAGGGAACATTCATACACTACACGTGAAACTCCATCAATATCACTGGTATGTTAAAGGACCTCAATTCTATACTTTGCATGAAAAATTTGAAGCGTTATATGATGCCAATGAAGCTGCTTTCGATAGTTTGGCCGAATTATTGATAGCTTCTGGGTTTAAACCCGCTTCAACGACAGCTGAGTTAGTTAATTATTCCATGTTAAAAGAAGATGCTGCCGATAAATATTTATCTGCTGAAGAAATGGTGGCTAATATTGTTGAAGACTTAAGAAGCACGCGCGAGTTAACCATCCGAGCGATTAGTCTAGCAGCCGAAGAAGGCAACGCCGCTTTAGAAGACGGTTTAATTAACTACAAGGCTAGCTTAGATAAAAACATTTGGATGCTACAAGCCTTCCTTGGCCAAGATCCTTTTGATGGCGACGACAATGTTGACGAAGATGACGAATAG
- the dnaX gene encoding DNA polymerase III subunit gamma/tau: MSYQALYRVWRPQTFDEMVGQDMIAETLKNAVKNQQLSHAYLFTGPRGTGKTSAAKILAKAVNCPNQTDGNPCNECEICQAITQGQLSDVIEIDAASNNGVEEIRDLRDKVRYAPTQADYKVYIIDEVHMLTTAAFNALLKTLEEPPEQVIFVLATTEPHKIPATIISRTQRFDFQRIQNKDLIDRMAFILESDEIDYDDEALAIIARASNGGMRDSLSLLDQSISYNQQRVSTQTALQVSGSLNQQTFVDYILAIYQHDSSQAIMIVEEQLQKGKQASRFIEELILFSRDMLLTQFSKTNHTLLTQEELDTIRNQIPADYYYRMIDQLNHAQNQMRFSNQPDIYLEVATIQLAQDEDQPTNSPQPSTPNVQALQDRVAELEEQIAFIQTQLKGQDQRITAAQQSQPTPKVAPLNENTANENKYQETAQEVELTPRQRPQRNNVRYALRLNHVYQILNEATRRDIQTIKAEWTNVLNQIAPIERAKLAGTKVNAASPTHVLISFENEQFAANFQNNTDLQARLQELLEALTGQAYQVEVMLETEWARTRQNYKILRQQNNGQPIPIKLEEEETEVSDKPKPTATKQPEMPSMADLLPKVNEAVQTPTNDEPADQQDPYGDLPEPPVNPDDSMDFADMDVDPSNFDEATNYAVEEIPEVISQAQQLFGAENVTIYYDR, encoded by the coding sequence ATGAGTTATCAAGCTCTGTATCGGGTGTGGCGACCACAAACCTTTGATGAAATGGTTGGCCAAGATATGATTGCCGAAACACTTAAAAATGCCGTAAAAAACCAACAACTCAGCCATGCTTATTTATTCACTGGACCTAGAGGGACAGGGAAAACCAGTGCGGCTAAAATTTTAGCCAAAGCCGTTAATTGTCCCAACCAAACCGATGGAAACCCATGTAATGAATGCGAGATTTGCCAAGCCATTACGCAAGGGCAACTGAGTGATGTGATTGAAATTGACGCGGCCAGTAATAACGGGGTCGAAGAGATTCGTGACCTCCGTGATAAAGTTCGCTATGCGCCAACCCAAGCGGATTATAAAGTCTACATCATTGATGAAGTGCATATGCTGACAACCGCGGCGTTCAATGCCTTGCTAAAGACCTTGGAAGAGCCGCCTGAGCAAGTGATTTTTGTGTTAGCTACAACGGAACCCCATAAAATTCCAGCGACCATTATTTCACGGACGCAACGGTTTGACTTTCAGCGCATCCAAAACAAAGACCTTATTGACCGCATGGCCTTTATTTTAGAGAGTGATGAAATCGATTATGATGATGAAGCCCTAGCCATTATCGCGCGCGCCTCCAATGGTGGGATGCGTGACAGTTTGAGTCTTCTTGATCAATCGATTTCATATAATCAGCAACGAGTTAGTACCCAAACAGCTTTGCAAGTATCGGGAAGTCTTAACCAACAAACTTTTGTCGACTATATTTTAGCGATTTATCAACATGATAGTAGTCAGGCAATTATGATTGTGGAAGAGCAATTGCAAAAAGGCAAGCAAGCCAGTCGTTTTATTGAAGAGTTGATTTTATTTAGTCGAGATATGTTGCTAACCCAGTTTTCCAAAACCAATCACACCTTGTTAACGCAAGAAGAGTTGGATACCATCCGCAATCAAATTCCGGCAGACTACTATTACCGCATGATTGATCAGCTTAACCACGCCCAAAACCAAATGCGCTTTTCAAATCAGCCCGATATTTATTTGGAAGTGGCCACGATACAGTTAGCACAAGATGAGGATCAGCCGACGAACAGCCCGCAGCCATCCACACCAAATGTTCAAGCCTTACAAGACCGCGTGGCGGAGTTGGAGGAGCAAATTGCCTTTATCCAAACCCAATTGAAGGGTCAAGACCAAAGGATTACTGCGGCCCAGCAGTCGCAGCCAACCCCGAAGGTAGCGCCGCTTAATGAAAACACCGCTAATGAAAATAAATATCAGGAAACAGCGCAAGAGGTGGAGTTAACCCCTCGTCAACGCCCTCAGCGAAACAATGTGCGCTACGCCTTGCGCCTAAACCATGTGTATCAAATTTTAAATGAGGCCACACGCAGAGATATTCAAACCATAAAAGCAGAGTGGACGAATGTCTTAAATCAGATTGCCCCGATTGAACGAGCCAAATTAGCTGGGACTAAAGTAAATGCAGCCAGTCCTACGCATGTGTTAATCAGCTTTGAAAATGAACAATTTGCAGCCAATTTCCAAAATAACACAGACCTACAAGCCCGCCTCCAAGAACTATTAGAAGCACTTACTGGCCAAGCTTATCAAGTTGAAGTCATGTTGGAAACGGAATGGGCACGAACCCGACAAAATTATAAAATTTTGCGCCAACAAAACAATGGGCAACCTATTCCGATTAAGTTGGAAGAGGAAGAGACCGAGGTATCTGACAAGCCTAAACCAACAGCTACCAAGCAGCCGGAAATGCCATCCATGGCTGATTTGCTACCCAAAGTCAATGAAGCTGTACAAACGCCAACTAATGATGAGCCGGCCGATCAACAAGACCCGTATGGTGACTTACCCGAACCTCCAGTAAATCCTGACGATAGCATGGATTTTGCTGACATGGATGTTGACCCATCCAATTTTGATGAAGCCACCAACTATGCGGTGGAAGAAATACCTGAAGTGATTAGCCAAGCTCAACAGCTTTTTGGGGCTGAAAATGTGACGATTTATTATGATCGGTAA
- a CDS encoding YbaB/EbfC family nucleoid-associated protein translates to MRGMGNMGNMQGMMQKVQKMQKDMQKEQAEIEASVFEASDTNQLITVKMTGKKEIVELEIAPDLVDPDDIEMLQDLIIATVNDAIQQVDETTEKRLGKYTQGMNLPF, encoded by the coding sequence ATGCGTGGAATGGGAAATATGGGAAATATGCAAGGGATGATGCAGAAAGTCCAAAAAATGCAAAAGGATATGCAGAAAGAACAAGCAGAAATTGAAGCATCTGTTTTTGAAGCGAGTGATACTAATCAACTGATTACAGTAAAAATGACCGGTAAAAAAGAAATCGTTGAATTAGAAATTGCACCCGATTTAGTCGATCCTGACGATATTGAGATGTTACAAGATTTAATTATTGCAACCGTGAATGATGCGATTCAGCAAGTGGATGAAACGACCGAAAAACGCTTGGGCAAATACACCCAAGGTATGAATCTACCGTTTTAA
- the recR gene encoding recombination mediator RecR: MQYPAPIAKLINSFTKLPGIGAKTAARLAFYVIDMPETDVTEFAQALVNVKRDLTVCEICGNISDTNPCQICQDESRDQSMVLVVEDARDVMSLERMQEYHGLYHVLNGVLSPMEGVGPEDLNVPALINRLHDETIQEVIIATNATAEGEATAMYLARLLKPAGIKVTRLAHGLSVGSDIEYADEMTLYRAIEGRREI; encoded by the coding sequence ATGCAGTATCCTGCGCCAATCGCAAAATTAATTAATAGTTTTACCAAGTTACCCGGCATTGGAGCAAAAACAGCTGCACGTTTAGCGTTTTATGTGATTGATATGCCTGAAACAGATGTCACTGAATTTGCCCAAGCCTTAGTCAATGTTAAACGTGATTTAACGGTCTGCGAGATTTGTGGCAATATATCGGATACCAATCCGTGTCAAATTTGCCAAGATGAAAGTCGTGACCAATCGATGGTTTTAGTTGTTGAAGATGCACGGGACGTTATGTCACTAGAGCGTATGCAAGAATATCATGGCTTGTATCATGTCTTAAACGGGGTGCTGTCACCTATGGAAGGTGTAGGACCAGAGGACTTAAATGTGCCTGCGTTGATTAATCGTTTGCATGATGAAACCATTCAAGAAGTTATTATTGCAACCAATGCAACGGCTGAAGGGGAAGCGACTGCCATGTATCTGGCTCGGCTTTTAAAACCGGCTGGGATAAAGGTAACCCGTTTAGCACACGGTTTGTCCGTAGGTAGTGACATTGAATATGCGGATGAGATGACTTTATACCGCGCCATTGAAGGAAGAAGAGAAATTTAA
- the tmk gene encoding dTMP kinase: protein MQSGKFITIEGPDGAGKTTVIKKLVEKLTARGMIELFVTREPGGSAISEQIREVILDVNNTAMDARTEALLYAAARRQHLVEKIIPALEAGKLVICDRFIDSSLAYQGIARNIPTDEIWAINRFAIQDYLPDLTLLIDVPAEVGLKRIYAAKDNRQFDRLDQEGLAFHNMVRQAFLSFEKEEERMILIDGTQDIDTVVDDCIQVLETHKMI, encoded by the coding sequence ATGCAGTCAGGCAAATTTATTACGATAGAAGGCCCAGATGGAGCCGGAAAAACAACCGTTATTAAAAAATTAGTTGAAAAATTAACCGCACGCGGGATGATAGAATTATTTGTTACTAGAGAACCTGGTGGGAGTGCGATTTCAGAACAGATTCGCGAGGTGATTTTAGACGTTAACAACACAGCCATGGATGCTCGGACGGAAGCTCTTTTGTACGCAGCAGCAAGACGCCAACATTTAGTGGAAAAAATAATCCCTGCCTTAGAAGCGGGTAAGTTAGTTATTTGCGATCGTTTTATTGATAGTTCGTTGGCGTATCAAGGCATTGCCCGGAATATTCCCACCGATGAAATTTGGGCTATTAATCGTTTTGCTATTCAAGATTATTTACCTGATTTGACTTTGTTAATTGATGTGCCTGCTGAAGTAGGTTTGAAACGTATTTATGCTGCTAAAGACAATCGTCAGTTTGACCGGCTGGATCAAGAAGGACTGGCTTTTCACAATATGGTTCGCCAAGCTTTCTTAAGCTTTGAAAAAGAAGAAGAACGTATGATTTTAATTGATGGGACGCAAGATATCGATACTGTTGTTGATGATTGTATTCAAGTGTTAGAAACACATAAGATGATTTAA